The Natronospira bacteriovora DNA window CTGGCCGCCCTGGCCGGCCAGTATCTGGACCATTACCTGGGCCAACAGCCGGGCCAGCCGGCCCAGGTCCTGCTGGGACAGGCCGCCCTGGTGACCCTGGTGCTTCTCAGTCTGCTGCTGACCGCTTTCTGGATCGCCCGACGCGCAGGCGATTGAAGCACCAGTCGGTCGGCTGCCGACCATGGCCTCCGAGATACAGGGCCATGGCCATCAGCAAGGCCACGCTCACCGCCACCAGATTCATGGACAGGCCGGCCTCGGTCAGGAAGGTGCCACACAGGGCCATCCAGGCGGCCGCAAAGGGCAGGCCGTCGTGGCCGCCGCGCTTCGGCTGCCCCGGCCCTGGCCGCAGGCTCACGTAGAGCAGGCCACCCAGAAGCAGCAGCAGGGCCAGAAAGCCGAGAATGCCCCGGGTGGCCAGGGCCTCGAAGTATTCACTGTGCGCATGGGAATAGGGGGTGATGCGATGGTCACCCAGGCCGGCCTCCGCCTGGGCGATCAGATAATTGCCGAAGGTGCCGGTGCCATGCCCCAGCAGCGGACGCTCCAGAAAGGCCTGCCAGGCCAGACGCCACATTTCCATGCGCCGGCCCATGGAGCGATAGACATGGGTGTAGCGGTACTCGCCCTTCCAGCGGGCAATGGGCGTGACGTCGATCCACCCGCCCGGAGCCAGTTCGATCTGGAGATTGCTGGTGGCAAAACGGCCGGCATCCAGCAGCAGCTCACCGGACTCGGCGGGCACGCTCTGCCACTCGCCACCGCGGGCCCGAATACGCGCACCCTCACCCCTCACCTGAACGCGCGCGGCCTGATCCTCCCGGCGCTCACTCAATGAACGCGGCAGCCGTGCTTCGGCCGGCGCCTCATCCGCCGCCCGCAGGTGAATGCGTGCCCCCTCGCCACAGGGCTTTCCCGCTTCGGCCTCCACCACCCGGGCCTCGTCCAGCCCCTGCTGGTGGAATCGTGGCCCGTCCAGCAGCACCGCCAGAATGCGGGCATCGTCCTGGCAACCCGTGCGGCTTTCCGCCCGGGGCGGCAGGCGGGCCTCAAGGGAAAAATACGCACGCACCTGATGCACGCCTTCGCCGAAACGCGCCCCGATGCCGTCCTGGGCCACCAGCAACGCCACCGCCAGCACCGCCATGGGGCCCAGCAGAAAAACCGCACCACCACGCCGATCACCATAGCGGAGCAGCAGAATGGCCAGGGTCAGGAAACCGGCGGCCACGCCCACCACGCCGGCCCGCACCCCGGTCATGAGCATGGCCAGCAGGGCCGCCGCCGCGCCCAGCCCCAGCAACAGGGCCAGCCACTCCGAACGATAGCGCCAGGCTCCCCCGGCCAGGCACACCGCCATGAGGCAACTGACGAGACCGAAACTCATCACATGGGCATCGCCCGAGACACGGTGATCCAGACCCTGACCGGACTGCCACACTTCCAGCCCGGCGGCGACACCGGTCACCAGCCCGCCCACCGCCAGGGCGGCCCACAGCAAGCGCACCGGAGGTTGCAGCCACAGCAGGCTGATCAGCCAGGGCAGGAAGAAGAGCAGGCGATTATGCCGATCCAGGCGGCCCAGACCTTCCATGCCGAAGCCATCCAGCGCCCAGGCCAGCAGCCCCACCATGAGAAACGCCCACACCAGCCAGAGCCAGCGCCGGGCGCCATTGTCAGCGAAGCGCAGAAAGCCGATGCGAAAGCCGAACCAGAGCCCCGGCAGCCCCGCCAGCAGCAGGGCCAGATTGCGGCCATCGCGGGAAACCAGCAGCAGGCAGGGGGCCAGCAGAAGGCAGAGGCCAAAGAAGCGCTGGGCACCACTCAAGCCTCGCCACCAGGCCAGTACATCGGATACAAGTCCGGCTTGCCGATCAGTCATGGGACGCTCCTTTTCCCCCTTGCACTCGCCGCCGGGCCGGGCGCAGGCGATTGCGCGACCAGTCCACGGCAGGTGGCGATCCTTGCCCGAAATACAAAGCCAGCGCCATCAGAAAGGCGATACTCACCGTGGGCAGATTGCTGGACAGGCTGGCCTCGGTGACAAAGATCACCGCCAGTGCCGTCCAGCTGGCCAGGAAGGGCAGCGCCTGCGGGCCACTGCGCAGACTGGCGTGCATGAGGGCGGCCAGCAGGGCGATCAGCATCAGCACTCCCGGCACCCCGCGGGTGGCCAGGGCCTCCAGGTATTCGCTGTGGGCATGATCGTAATGGGCCATCACATGAGGGGCGGCGCCGGCCTCGATGCGGACGCGGGCAATCTCGTTGAAGCTGCCGGTGCCATGCCCCAGCAGGGGACGTTCCGCGAAGGCCGCCAGGGCAATGCGCCACATCTCCAGGCGCTGGCTCATGGAGCCGAACACATGGGGGTAGCGGTACTCGCCCGGCCAGCGGGCCTCCGGCACCCATTCCAGCCAGCCGCCGGGCGCAATATCGATCTCGATGCGCGAACGATGGATGCGATCCGAGGCCAGGCTCAGCCGCGCCAGGCTGGCGTCCACCGTCTGCCATTCACCGTCGCGCAGGCGCAGGCGCGCACCCTCCCCCCGCGCCATGACCAGCCCATCCGCACGCCCGACATCGATGGGCAGCTGCCGGGGCAGGTAGAAGCGGGCATGACTCTCTCCCGCCCGCAGGCGAAAACGGGCGCCCTCGCCACAGGGGGCATCCGCCGCCCCCGGCAGCACCTCGACGGTCTCCAGACCCCGTTGCAGGGTATAGAAGGCCGACAGACTGGCCTGCAGCAGGCGGGGGTCATCCTGGCAGCCGGCCACGGCCTCCACCCGTGGGGGCATGCGCCCTTCCACGCTGAAGTAGTCGCGGGCCTGATCCAGGCCCGTGGCAAAACGGGCCTGCATGCCCTGCCCGACCACCAGCACCAGCAAGGGCAGGAAGAGCAGCGGCAGCACCAGGAAAAGCAGGGCCGCACGCCCGTCCCCCCGGCGCCAGAGCACAAGAGCGGCCACGGGCAGGGCCAGGGCCAGGGCCGGCAGGCCAATGCGCATTCCGCTCAGCACCAGCCCCAGGGCGGCCGCCAGCATGCCGGCCAGCAGCCACAGGGCCAGCAAGGGCTGCCCCCGATGCTGCCAGGCGGCCACCGCCAGGGCAGCGGCCAGCAGGGTACACAGCAGGCCAAAGACCAGCTCATTGGCATCACCGCCAACACGGTGGGCGAAACCCTGATCCGCCTGCAGCACTTCAAGACCGGCCGCCAGGCCAAAGCCGAGTCCGGCCAGACCCAGAACCGCCCACAGCCAATGCCGGGGCGGACGCAGCCAGAGCAGGGTGATCAGCAGGGGCAGGAAGATCAACAGGCGGTTGTGGCGGGCAAAACGATCAACACCACCCTCGACAAAACCATTGGCCGCCCAGCTCAGCAGGCCAACGGCAAGAAACAGCCAGACCAGCCAGAGCACACGGCGGCCGGCCCGGTCGGGGAAGGCCAGAAAGCCGATCCGGAATCCGTACCAGAGCCCGGGCAGGGCCAGCACAAGCAGGGTGAGATAGCGGGCTTCCCGCCACAGCAGCAGGCAGAGAGGGGCCAGCAGCAGGGTCACCGCCACCACCCGTGGCCATGCCCCCAGGCCACCCCACCAGTCACGCCATTCCCGGATCAGACCGGCCAGCCCGCCATCAACCATGCGGCGCGGCTCAGGAAGCCTGGCTCAAACTGTCACCGGCCAGGCGGCCGCGCAGACTGTTGGGCATGGCCTCGGTAATGACCACATCCACGAACTGGCCGATCAGATGCTCGGGGGCATCGAAGTTGACCCAGCGCATGTTCTCGGTGCGCCCGGCCAGCTGGCGGTCATCCTTCTTGGAGTGGCGCTCCACCAGCACCTTCTGGGTACTGCCCACCATGGATTCACTGATGGCGCGGGCCTGCTTGTTGAGCCGATCCTGCAGCAGTGCCAGGCGGCGCTTCTTCTCGTCCAGGCTGACATCGTCCTCGAAGGAGGCAGCCGGGGTACCGGGGCGGCGGCTGTAGATGAAGGAGAAGCTCTGGTCGAAACCCACGTCGGCGATCAGCTTCATGGTGTCGTTGAAATCCTTTTCGGTCTCGCCCGGGAAACCGATGATGAAATCCGAGGAGATGCTGATGTCGGGACGGGCCTCGCGCAGCCGGCGCAGCTTCTGCTTGTACTCCAGCACCATGTGGCCGCGCTTCATGGCGGCCAGGATGCGGTCGGAGCCGCTCTGCACCGGCAGGTGCAGGTAACTGGCCAGCTCGGGCACGTCGCGGTAGGCCTCGATCAGGTCATCGGTGAACTCCACCGGATGGGAGGTGGTGAAGCGGATGCGCTCGATGCCGTCGATCTTCGCGGCGTAGCGGATCAGCAGGCCCAGGGAGGCGGTGCCGCCGTCGGCCATGGGGCCCTGATAGGCATTGACGTTCTGGCCCAGGAAGGTGATCTCGCGCACGCCCTGCTGGGCCAGCTCCACCGTCTCGGCGATGACATCATCAAAGGGGCGGCTGATTTCCTCGCCGCGGGTGTAGGGCACCACGCAGAAAGTGCAGTACTTGGAGCAGCCTTCCATGACCGAAACAAAGGCCGTGGGGCCTTCGGCGCGGGGCTCGGGCAGATTGTCGAACTTCTCGATCTCGGGGAAGGAGACATCCACCACCGGCTTTCGGGTGGCGCGGGCCTGCTCGACCATGGCCGGCAGGCGGTGCACGGTCTGGGGGCCGAATACCATGTCCACGAAGCTGGCCCGCTCGGCAATGGCCTCCCCTTCCTGGCTGGCCACGCAACCACCCACGCCGATGACCAGGTTCTCGTTGGCGTCCTTCAGCTCCCGCCAGCGGCCCAGCTGGGAGAAAACCTTCTCCTGGGCCTTTTCCCGCACCGAGCAGGTATTGAGCAGGATCACATCGGCCTCGGCCGGATCCCTGGTCACTTCCATGCCATGGGCGTCCATGAGCACGTCCACCATCTTGGCGGAATCGTACTCGTTCATCTGGCATCCGTGGGTCTGGACAAAAAGCTTGCCGGGCATGGTGCTGCACCGCTGGTTTGCTGGAAATGACCGGACATTATAGCGCAGAGGGGGTGGAGGCTTGGAGGGGGGGCGGGATGAGAGTTCTGAGTTCTGAGTTCTGAGTTCTGAGTTCTGAGTTCTGAGTTCTGAGTTCTGAGTTCTGAGTTCTGAGTGCTGAGTGCTGAGTGCTGAGTGCTGAGTGCTGAGTGCTGAGTGGGTGCTGGTCGGAGGGGGCGGGGTTGATCGGAGGGATGGGGCTTTCGGTTGGCACCGGGCGTGAATCGGAAGGCGACCTGGGCCGAAGCCGTGCCACCTGCTGTGGGAGCGGCATTCCTGCCGCGATTGGGGTTTGCCGGAGCCGGGAAGCCGGCGGTGCCGCTCGCCCGCTAACGGCTCCGGCAAGGCGTTG harbors:
- a CDS encoding O-antigen ligase family protein; this translates as MTDRQAGLVSDVLAWWRGLSGAQRFFGLCLLLAPCLLLVSRDGRNLALLLAGLPGLWFGFRIGFLRFADNGARRWLWLVWAFLMVGLLAWALDGFGMEGLGRLDRHNRLLFFLPWLISLLWLQPPVRLLWAALAVGGLVTGVAAGLEVWQSGQGLDHRVSGDAHVMSFGLVSCLMAVCLAGGAWRYRSEWLALLLGLGAAAALLAMLMTGVRAGVVGVAAGFLTLAILLLRYGDRRGGAVFLLGPMAVLAVALLVAQDGIGARFGEGVHQVRAYFSLEARLPPRAESRTGCQDDARILAVLLDGPRFHQQGLDEARVVEAEAGKPCGEGARIHLRAADEAPAEARLPRSLSERREDQAARVQVRGEGARIRARGGEWQSVPAESGELLLDAGRFATSNLQIELAPGGWIDVTPIARWKGEYRYTHVYRSMGRRMEMWRLAWQAFLERPLLGHGTGTFGNYLIAQAEAGLGDHRITPYSHAHSEYFEALATRGILGFLALLLLLGGLLYVSLRPGPGQPKRGGHDGLPFAAAWMALCGTFLTEAGLSMNLVAVSVALLMAMALYLGGHGRQPTDWCFNRLRVGRSRKRSAAD
- a CDS encoding O-antigen ligase family protein, with product MVDGGLAGLIREWRDWWGGLGAWPRVVAVTLLLAPLCLLLWREARYLTLLVLALPGLWYGFRIGFLAFPDRAGRRVLWLVWLFLAVGLLSWAANGFVEGGVDRFARHNRLLIFLPLLITLLWLRPPRHWLWAVLGLAGLGFGLAAGLEVLQADQGFAHRVGGDANELVFGLLCTLLAAALAVAAWQHRGQPLLALWLLAGMLAAALGLVLSGMRIGLPALALALPVAALVLWRRGDGRAALLFLVLPLLFLPLLVLVVGQGMQARFATGLDQARDYFSVEGRMPPRVEAVAGCQDDPRLLQASLSAFYTLQRGLETVEVLPGAADAPCGEGARFRLRAGESHARFYLPRQLPIDVGRADGLVMARGEGARLRLRDGEWQTVDASLARLSLASDRIHRSRIEIDIAPGGWLEWVPEARWPGEYRYPHVFGSMSQRLEMWRIALAAFAERPLLGHGTGSFNEIARVRIEAGAAPHVMAHYDHAHSEYLEALATRGVPGVLMLIALLAALMHASLRSGPQALPFLASWTALAVIFVTEASLSSNLPTVSIAFLMALALYFGQGSPPAVDWSRNRLRPARRRVQGGKGASHD
- the miaB gene encoding tRNA (N6-isopentenyl adenosine(37)-C2)-methylthiotransferase MiaB, coding for MPGKLFVQTHGCQMNEYDSAKMVDVLMDAHGMEVTRDPAEADVILLNTCSVREKAQEKVFSQLGRWRELKDANENLVIGVGGCVASQEGEAIAERASFVDMVFGPQTVHRLPAMVEQARATRKPVVDVSFPEIEKFDNLPEPRAEGPTAFVSVMEGCSKYCTFCVVPYTRGEEISRPFDDVIAETVELAQQGVREITFLGQNVNAYQGPMADGGTASLGLLIRYAAKIDGIERIRFTTSHPVEFTDDLIEAYRDVPELASYLHLPVQSGSDRILAAMKRGHMVLEYKQKLRRLREARPDISISSDFIIGFPGETEKDFNDTMKLIADVGFDQSFSFIYSRRPGTPAASFEDDVSLDEKKRRLALLQDRLNKQARAISESMVGSTQKVLVERHSKKDDRQLAGRTENMRWVNFDAPEHLIGQFVDVVITEAMPNSLRGRLAGDSLSQAS